A single window of Gemmatimonadota bacterium DNA harbors:
- a CDS encoding sulfatase yields the protein MSALNILLGLATGFAAALLQLRLLAWGGIAPDQRLAYWAFFLALGACAGIAGWLVGRVVSLRWMRAGRTLAPIVALLAAGAIFARILPGNATPLPNVLLLVTDTTRADHLSLYGYDRPTTPYLEELREESIIFTNAFSQGSHTIVSTPSILASIYPSEHGVDSYNGVLADRFTLLPEHLKSAGYDTFGFVTNPHVSAKNGFDQGFDTYEMLGKGTSVAVHAPRVNRNALEWLDEREGDAPFFGFLFYTDPHAPYAVPDSVEKIFPPDPLAEPIDRWNVVRDGRADDAELANMVAQYDESIRYWDARLRDFTGELAARGMLENTVLVYTSDHGEEFWDHEAYGHGSALYDESIHVPLLLSFPSPVRLPRLPRARGVVEEVVSSVDLLPTILELLRLPKGEGSRGRSALPLVLPRLSEPDSGGERFAYCEELLTQYGPYDIRCLRTRARKFILILDMKGAIREHDDLLFDMENDPGETTNIIGRDQEESDGMLDRLALLINEHSLRAPEVVEQVELDEEHMEQLEALGYID from the coding sequence ATGAGTGCGCTCAACATTCTTCTCGGACTTGCCACCGGTTTCGCTGCGGCGCTGCTCCAGCTTCGCCTTCTGGCGTGGGGCGGGATTGCGCCCGACCAGCGCCTCGCGTATTGGGCCTTCTTCCTGGCCCTGGGCGCGTGTGCCGGGATTGCGGGCTGGCTCGTCGGGCGGGTGGTCTCTCTGCGCTGGATGCGGGCCGGGCGGACGCTTGCGCCGATCGTGGCACTTCTTGCCGCCGGGGCGATCTTCGCACGAATCCTCCCCGGGAACGCGACACCGCTCCCGAATGTGCTCCTCCTCGTGACGGATACCACTCGCGCCGATCATCTCTCGCTCTACGGATACGACCGGCCGACCACACCGTACCTGGAGGAACTTCGCGAAGAGTCCATCATCTTTACGAATGCCTTCTCACAGGGGTCTCACACGATTGTATCGACGCCGTCCATTCTGGCCTCCATCTATCCCAGCGAACACGGTGTGGACTCGTACAACGGGGTTCTCGCAGACCGGTTCACGCTGCTCCCGGAGCATCTGAAGTCGGCGGGCTACGACACCTTCGGCTTCGTCACCAACCCGCATGTCAGCGCAAAGAACGGGTTCGATCAGGGTTTTGACACCTACGAGATGCTCGGGAAAGGGACGAGCGTGGCCGTCCATGCGCCGCGAGTGAATCGAAACGCGCTGGAGTGGCTGGACGAGCGCGAGGGGGACGCGCCCTTCTTCGGCTTCCTCTTCTACACGGACCCGCACGCTCCGTATGCGGTCCCGGATTCGGTGGAGAAGATCTTCCCGCCGGACCCTCTGGCGGAACCGATCGACCGGTGGAATGTTGTCCGCGACGGGCGCGCGGACGACGCGGAGCTGGCGAACATGGTGGCGCAGTACGATGAGTCCATCCGCTACTGGGATGCCCGGTTGCGGGACTTCACGGGAGAGCTGGCCGCACGCGGGATGCTGGAGAACACGGTGCTTGTATACACTTCCGATCATGGCGAAGAGTTCTGGGACCACGAGGCCTACGGACATGGTTCCGCGCTGTATGACGAGTCCATCCATGTTCCGCTTCTCCTGTCCTTTCCGTCTCCCGTTCGGCTGCCGCGCCTCCCGCGTGCAAGAGGCGTCGTGGAGGAGGTGGTTTCCAGCGTGGATCTTCTGCCGACAATTCTCGAACTCCTGCGGCTTCCGAAAGGGGAGGGAAGCCGGGGGAGGAGCGCGCTCCCGCTGGTGCTTCCCCGGCTTTCCGAACCGGATTCCGGCGGCGAGCGGTTCGCCTACTGCGAGGAACTCCTGACGCAGTACGGCCCCTATGACATCCGGTGCCTCCGGACGCGCGCGCGGAAGTTCATTCTGATTCTGGACATGAAAGGCGCCATCCGGGAACACGACGACCTTCTCTTCGATATGGAGAATGACCCCGGCGAGACGACGAACATCATCGGTCGAGATCAGGAGGAATCGGACGGGATGCTGGATCGGCTGGCCCTGCTCATCAACGAGCACTCGCTCCGTGCGCCGGAAGTCGTGGAGCAGGTGGAGTTGGACGAGGAGCACATGGAACAGCTGGAGGCGCTGGGATACATCGATTAG
- a CDS encoding double zinc ribbon domain-containing protein yields the protein MVGFAVACARSHATALLDLLWPPVCPRCGGRAAVPREIFCESCWSSLSPVRGDAGRGVHAAFSVNALFIEMLAFSKYRRYRRVGLRLAREAAALVSPLPGAVLVPVPLTKTRHRERGFNQAADFARVLGDRTGLRVEERWLRRVRGGTPLAGRPREERAAAIRGAFEAGAAFPGADAPPLFVVDDVVTTGSTRRACQRALEAAGGRVVACVAMGRAFDSRRDASGGTGAGLPGQF from the coding sequence GTGGTCGGGTTTGCCGTCGCCTGTGCCCGCAGCCATGCGACCGCGCTTCTGGATCTCCTCTGGCCGCCCGTCTGCCCCCGGTGTGGGGGCCGTGCCGCCGTGCCGCGGGAGATCTTCTGCGAGTCGTGCTGGTCCTCCCTCTCTCCGGTTCGCGGAGATGCGGGCCGGGGGGTCCATGCCGCGTTTTCGGTGAACGCCTTGTTCATCGAAATGCTCGCGTTCTCCAAGTACCGAAGATACCGGCGTGTGGGTCTTCGTCTGGCGAGGGAGGCGGCGGCCCTGGTGTCGCCGCTGCCCGGGGCGGTCCTCGTTCCGGTTCCACTTACGAAGACCCGGCACCGCGAACGCGGGTTCAATCAGGCGGCGGACTTCGCAAGAGTGCTCGGAGACCGGACAGGCCTTCGCGTGGAGGAGAGGTGGCTTCGTCGCGTCCGGGGGGGAACGCCGCTGGCCGGGCGCCCGCGCGAGGAACGCGCCGCCGCCATCCGGGGTGCGTTTGAGGCGGGGGCCGCCTTCCCCGGAGCCGACGCGCCTCCGCTTTTCGTCGTGGATGATGTGGTCACGACCGGATCCACCCGCCGCGCGTGTCAGCGTGCGCTGGAGGCGGCAGGCGGGCGTGTGGTTGCCTGCGTCGCGATGGGGCGGGCGTTCGATTCCCGGCGCGACGCCTCGGGCGGAACGGGTGCCGGGCTGCCGGGACAGTTCTGA
- a CDS encoding shikimate dehydrogenase, with amino-acid sequence MTGEPCRATGPSPRFLVVGCPVAHSLSPVMMAAAFRAAGVPGEYAAREIPPSSWPDAMDDLFLEGIAGINVTVPHKEGALAGAATASAEARAIGAANTLVRADHGWHAENTDAPGFLDWVREADGGDLLREDALVLGAGGSARAVVVALLRANCPRVWIANRTRPRAEQLANALGAERVSVVERDDASPQGLVVNCTALGMHPADALPLAAGSLAGAGLVMDLVYPETNLVRAAREAGVAAHDGSGLLVAQGARSFQLWTGFTADRRAMREAVEAARHG; translated from the coding sequence GTGACCGGCGAACCCTGCCGCGCGACGGGGCCGAGTCCGCGGTTTCTCGTCGTGGGTTGCCCCGTGGCGCACTCGCTGTCGCCCGTGATGATGGCGGCGGCCTTCCGGGCGGCGGGAGTCCCGGGAGAGTACGCGGCGCGGGAGATTCCCCCGTCCTCATGGCCGGACGCCATGGACGATCTCTTCCTCGAGGGGATCGCCGGGATCAATGTCACGGTTCCACACAAGGAAGGGGCGCTGGCGGGGGCGGCCACGGCGTCGGCGGAGGCGCGCGCGATCGGTGCGGCAAACACGCTGGTTCGAGCGGATCACGGGTGGCATGCGGAGAACACCGACGCCCCCGGCTTCCTCGACTGGGTCCGTGAGGCCGACGGAGGCGATCTCCTCCGGGAAGATGCACTGGTGCTGGGTGCGGGCGGTTCGGCCCGCGCGGTGGTCGTGGCGCTCCTGCGGGCGAACTGCCCGCGCGTCTGGATCGCGAATCGAACGCGACCGCGGGCGGAGCAGCTGGCGAACGCGCTCGGGGCGGAGCGCGTGTCCGTGGTGGAAAGGGACGACGCATCCCCGCAAGGACTGGTCGTGAACTGTACGGCTCTCGGGATGCATCCGGCCGATGCGCTTCCGCTCGCGGCGGGTTCTCTTGCGGGGGCCGGTCTGGTGATGGATCTGGTCTACCCGGAAACGAACCTCGTGCGTGCGGCCCGCGAGGCCGGAGTCGCGGCTCATGACGGCTCGGGGCTTCTTGTGGCGCAGGGGGCGCGGTCCTTCCAGCTGTGGACAGGTTTCACCGCGGACCGTCGCGCCATGCGCGAAGCGGTGGAGGCGGCCCGGCACGGATAG
- the lgt gene encoding prolipoprotein diacylglyceryl transferase — protein MHKTLFSLGPLEIHSYGFLLALSFALGLWLAARRAEARGIPSEKIMDLTLVIIACVVVGARALFVAAHPAQFAGRWLDVLKTWEGGLTMYGGAVPAVVVGMWLLRRWGIDPWAAADSIAPSIGLGLGLTRIGCYLSGCCLGAPTEASWAVVFPDSCYLYSGSPLSAGTPVHPAQLYASAVGFFLFAFLMLLDRRPLRRGSLFLTFLLLYSVARTLLDTLRTYDATAFPVAAVPLTLNQWVSAAVFLFAVYGLARGVGGSRTSSA, from the coding sequence ATGCACAAGACGCTGTTCTCACTCGGACCGCTGGAGATCCACTCCTACGGGTTTCTTCTGGCCCTCTCGTTTGCGCTGGGGCTGTGGCTGGCCGCGCGGCGGGCGGAGGCTCGCGGGATTCCATCCGAGAAGATCATGGATCTCACGCTGGTGATCATTGCGTGTGTGGTCGTGGGAGCGCGGGCCCTCTTTGTGGCGGCGCATCCCGCGCAGTTCGCCGGGCGCTGGCTGGATGTTCTGAAGACCTGGGAGGGCGGCCTGACGATGTACGGCGGCGCGGTTCCTGCCGTGGTGGTGGGAATGTGGCTGTTGCGCCGATGGGGCATCGACCCGTGGGCGGCGGCGGATTCGATTGCCCCGTCGATCGGGCTGGGTCTGGGGCTGACCCGGATCGGCTGCTATCTCTCCGGCTGCTGCCTGGGCGCACCCACGGAGGCGTCGTGGGCCGTGGTCTTCCCCGACAGCTGCTATCTGTACAGCGGCAGTCCGCTGAGTGCCGGAACGCCGGTTCACCCCGCGCAGCTGTATGCGTCGGCGGTCGGGTTCTTCCTCTTCGCGTTTCTGATGCTCCTGGATCGGCGGCCGCTGCGCCGGGGGAGCCTGTTTCTGACCTTCCTTCTGCTCTACTCAGTGGCTCGCACGCTTCTGGATACGCTGCGCACCTACGACGCGACCGCCTTTCCCGTCGCCGCAGTTCCGCTGACACTCAATCAGTGGGTTTCCGCGGCGGTGTTCCTGTTTGCAGTGTACGGCCTGGCTCGCGGTGTCGGCGGGAGCCGGACCTCCTCCGCGTGA
- the rodA gene encoding rod shape-determining protein RodA, giving the protein MTRPREDFDLIFLAAFLALVAAGLVAVYSACQGEAPGSVSGLWKRQILFAGVGMVAFLVCASIPHAVWDRMSPVLQVLALGMLVVVLVAGDSGGGARRWFTLGGVRFQPSEPAKLATVLLLARVLASRRKPRESIFGMVVPCALVFLPAALVLREPDLGTALVFLAILPAMLYWSGISAPYILLSVSPALSVVCASSLPSWVVFSVFLLVLAFLARFHLAERILYVVLSLLAGIGTPLLWGRLEPYQQDRILAFVDPAQYSSGAGYQIIQSKVAIGSGGFAGLGFLEGTQKGLAFLPARHTDFVFSVVGEEFGFLGTVFVLGLFTLLVARGLRIAASVRDPFAGLTVVGILSMLSFQLLVNIGVTLGLVPVTGLPLPILSYGGTSLISTMASLGIVFGIGLRRRI; this is encoded by the coding sequence GTGACGCGACCCCGGGAGGACTTCGACCTGATCTTCCTGGCGGCATTTCTCGCGCTGGTGGCCGCGGGACTGGTGGCCGTCTACTCCGCGTGCCAGGGGGAAGCGCCCGGTTCGGTGAGCGGCCTCTGGAAGCGGCAGATCCTCTTTGCCGGAGTCGGGATGGTGGCGTTTCTTGTCTGCGCGTCCATTCCGCACGCCGTGTGGGACCGGATGTCACCCGTCCTTCAGGTCCTTGCGCTGGGGATGCTGGTGGTGGTCCTGGTGGCGGGAGACTCCGGGGGCGGCGCGCGCCGGTGGTTTACCCTGGGCGGGGTACGGTTCCAGCCCTCCGAACCGGCGAAGCTCGCGACCGTGCTTCTGCTGGCGCGGGTCCTGGCCTCCCGGAGAAAGCCACGCGAGTCCATCTTCGGGATGGTGGTGCCGTGTGCGCTGGTATTTCTCCCGGCGGCGCTCGTTCTTCGCGAACCGGATCTCGGCACCGCGCTGGTCTTCCTCGCGATCCTCCCCGCGATGCTCTACTGGAGCGGGATCTCCGCGCCCTACATTCTCCTGTCCGTGTCTCCGGCGCTCTCGGTCGTCTGCGCCTCCAGCCTGCCGTCGTGGGTGGTGTTCAGCGTGTTCCTGCTGGTCCTGGCGTTCCTTGCACGCTTCCATCTTGCAGAGCGAATCCTCTATGTCGTGCTGTCCCTTCTGGCGGGGATCGGGACGCCGCTCCTCTGGGGGCGGCTGGAACCCTATCAGCAGGACCGGATCCTCGCGTTTGTGGATCCGGCGCAGTACTCTTCCGGAGCGGGTTACCAGATCATCCAGTCCAAGGTGGCCATCGGGTCGGGAGGGTTCGCCGGACTGGGCTTTCTGGAGGGAACCCAGAAGGGGCTGGCATTTCTCCCGGCGCGGCACACGGACTTTGTCTTCAGCGTTGTCGGCGAGGAGTTCGGCTTTCTGGGAACGGTGTTCGTGCTGGGGCTCTTCACACTGCTCGTGGCCAGGGGACTCCGAATCGCGGCATCCGTTCGAGACCCGTTTGCCGGCTTGACGGTTGTCGGCATCCTGTCGATGCTCTCGTTCCAGTTGCTGGTGAACATCGGCGTGACGCTCGGGCTGGTTCCCGTGACCGGGCTTCCGCTTCCCATCCTCTCGTATGGGGGGACATCGCTCATCTCGACGATGGCATCGCTGGGGATTGTCTTCGGGATCGGCCTGAGACGGAGGATCTGA
- the mrdA gene encoding penicillin-binding protein 2, producing MDGTGDRPVASADSPLQEERVRRARFLTVLLLAGVAVMGARLFQLQVLGVEEYTLRSEKNRVRREWVDAPRGLIVDRNGEVLADTRPSFTVLAVPREALPDSACVALLCSVMEMDPLQVRDRLGGGADRLPRVLYRDASFEQVSQIAERGAELPGVTVEVAHARFYPHGSLAAHAIGHVGEISEEEVASLQTEGYRAGHFLGRTGLERFYEARLRGREGERYSEVDAVGRVVGMFPGRDPVPPQPGETLELHLDARLQAVAESLLIGVRGAACLLEVETGGVLVLASAPAFDLNPFATGIDAPSWKRLRESAELPLLNRCVQAVYPPGSTFKAITAAVSLEDRIIRPGNPAWVPCRGGYQFGNRWYGCWDADGHGSLSLVGAFLRSCDAYFYQLGERFDLDSLAGHSRSAGLGSPTGIDLPTELAGNTPDTAWFDQRYGRGRWTRGNHLNLAIGQGELLVTPLQMARHAAVLATGGRVPTPRLVRSPQRADQDAAPSPPNWDLSSETWKALREGMARTVTDDEGTGRGCRIAGFMPAGKTGTAENSHGSPHAWFMGYAPADAPEVAFALIVEGGGHGGEVAVPLVRALLEEVRLSRRGVS from the coding sequence TTGGATGGAACCGGGGACCGGCCCGTGGCCTCCGCTGACTCCCCGCTGCAGGAGGAGCGCGTTCGTCGCGCCCGGTTCCTGACGGTTCTCCTCCTGGCCGGAGTCGCCGTAATGGGTGCGCGTCTCTTCCAGCTTCAGGTGCTCGGAGTGGAGGAGTACACCCTCCGTTCGGAGAAGAACCGCGTGCGTCGAGAGTGGGTGGATGCTCCCCGCGGACTCATTGTGGACCGGAACGGAGAGGTGCTGGCTGATACGCGTCCGAGCTTTACCGTGCTGGCTGTCCCGCGCGAGGCGCTTCCCGACTCCGCCTGTGTGGCTCTTCTGTGTTCCGTGATGGAGATGGACCCCCTTCAGGTGCGCGACCGCCTCGGCGGAGGCGCGGACCGCCTGCCGCGCGTGTTGTATCGAGACGCGAGTTTCGAACAGGTGTCTCAGATTGCGGAGCGCGGGGCGGAACTCCCCGGCGTGACGGTGGAGGTCGCGCATGCGCGGTTCTATCCGCATGGGTCGCTGGCCGCGCACGCGATCGGTCATGTCGGTGAGATCTCCGAGGAGGAAGTGGCCTCGCTGCAGACGGAAGGCTATCGGGCGGGGCACTTTCTGGGGCGTACGGGACTCGAGAGGTTCTATGAGGCGCGTCTGCGCGGACGCGAGGGCGAGCGATACAGCGAAGTGGATGCCGTCGGCCGGGTCGTGGGAATGTTCCCCGGGCGGGATCCCGTGCCGCCGCAACCCGGAGAGACGCTGGAGTTGCATCTCGACGCGCGGCTGCAGGCGGTTGCGGAATCGCTGCTGATTGGAGTGCGCGGGGCGGCGTGCCTTCTTGAAGTGGAGACCGGGGGGGTGCTGGTCCTCGCATCCGCTCCCGCGTTTGACCTGAACCCCTTTGCCACCGGGATTGACGCCCCGAGCTGGAAGCGTCTCCGCGAGAGCGCGGAACTGCCCCTTCTCAACCGGTGCGTTCAGGCGGTCTATCCGCCCGGTTCTACCTTCAAGGCGATCACCGCAGCCGTCTCGCTGGAGGATCGGATCATACGCCCCGGAAACCCGGCATGGGTTCCGTGCCGGGGGGGCTACCAGTTCGGGAATCGATGGTACGGGTGCTGGGACGCGGATGGCCACGGGTCGCTCTCTCTGGTGGGCGCGTTCCTCCGGTCGTGCGATGCGTACTTCTACCAGCTGGGCGAGCGGTTTGATCTGGACTCTCTGGCCGGGCATTCGCGAAGTGCCGGTCTCGGGTCGCCCACCGGGATCGACCTGCCGACGGAACTCGCGGGAAACACCCCGGACACGGCGTGGTTTGATCAGCGCTACGGGCGCGGCCGCTGGACGAGGGGGAACCACCTGAATCTCGCCATCGGGCAGGGCGAACTTCTGGTGACGCCGCTTCAGATGGCGCGCCATGCGGCGGTGCTTGCGACGGGCGGGCGTGTCCCGACACCACGCCTCGTGCGGTCTCCGCAACGGGCAGACCAGGACGCCGCGCCGTCCCCCCCGAACTGGGATCTGAGCAGTGAGACATGGAAGGCCCTTCGCGAAGGAATGGCTCGAACCGTCACGGATGACGAGGGCACGGGGCGCGGCTGCCGGATTGCCGGATTCATGCCCGCCGGGAAGACGGGCACCGCCGAGAATTCACACGGGAGCCCCCACGCGTGGTTCATGGGGTACGCGCCCGCGGACGCGCCGGAAGTGGCGTTTGCCCTGATCGTGGAGGGCGGTGGGCACGGCGGAGAGGTCGCCGTCCCCCTCGTTCGCGCCCTCCTGGAGGAGGTTCGCCTGAGCCGAAGAGGTGTGTCGTGA
- the mreD gene encoding rod shape-determining protein MreD produces the protein MIGLLRFLAVLYAAILVQTLMVPALALGGVRPDVTFVLVILAAFHHGAAAGALAGFLVGLLVGAGSDGTLGLLSLANGVVGYAVGALASRIVRGSISTQLLILFLAAIFRDQILVFLRLPGSPVEGGRLFITSTLPGGIYTALLGVPALALAEKLVGWNRGPARGLR, from the coding sequence GTGATCGGGCTGCTGCGTTTCCTCGCCGTGCTGTACGCCGCGATCCTCGTCCAGACGCTCATGGTCCCCGCGCTGGCTCTGGGTGGAGTTCGTCCGGATGTCACTTTCGTGCTGGTCATCCTGGCGGCGTTTCATCACGGCGCCGCGGCCGGAGCGCTGGCCGGGTTTCTGGTGGGGCTTCTTGTCGGCGCCGGATCGGACGGGACGCTGGGGCTCCTGTCTCTGGCAAACGGCGTCGTCGGATATGCGGTGGGCGCGTTGGCCTCCCGAATCGTTCGCGGGAGCATTTCGACGCAACTCCTGATTCTCTTCCTGGCGGCGATCTTCCGCGATCAGATCCTCGTGTTCCTCCGGCTGCCGGGGAGCCCGGTGGAGGGGGGGCGACTCTTCATCACATCCACGCTTCCGGGCGGCATCTACACCGCGCTTCTGGGGGTTCCAGCGCTGGCCCTTGCGGAGAAACTCGTTGGATGGAACCGGGGACCGGCCCGTGGCCTCCGCTGA
- the mreC gene encoding rod shape-determining protein MreC, with the protein MSPLNDYLSRRGEILVLVCVVAASLTLHWVSRSRGAGFAHSLHDAALGPVQSGLSFVGGLVGLRSENDSLRTDLAQASLRIAALREDAREGDRLREMLALRDRSTHGLLAARVVAVEADRTGDDLRIDKGERDGVRCNLAVVTPSGLAGAVATVGPRTSLVRPLAGPQCQVSVRLSGVRAEGILRWDRFDGLRVTFLPARAAVEVGEEVITTGYGGVFPAGIPVGRVRSVESSPGDGTLRVSVEPAVDFSRLEEVFVVSGSGEETP; encoded by the coding sequence TTGTCGCCATTGAACGACTACCTCTCCCGCCGGGGCGAGATCCTGGTCCTGGTTTGCGTAGTGGCGGCCTCCCTGACTCTTCACTGGGTGTCGCGGTCCCGAGGGGCCGGGTTCGCCCACTCGCTGCATGATGCCGCGCTGGGGCCGGTCCAGTCGGGGCTGTCCTTCGTGGGCGGGCTGGTGGGGCTGAGATCGGAGAATGACTCGTTGCGTACGGATCTCGCGCAGGCGTCGCTTCGGATTGCCGCGCTCCGGGAGGATGCGCGCGAGGGAGATCGCCTGCGGGAGATGCTGGCGCTGCGGGACCGAAGCACGCACGGGCTTCTGGCGGCGCGGGTCGTCGCGGTCGAAGCGGACCGCACCGGGGACGACCTTCGCATCGACAAGGGCGAACGAGACGGCGTTCGTTGCAATCTGGCGGTGGTGACGCCTTCCGGGCTCGCCGGAGCAGTGGCGACGGTCGGGCCGCGTACTTCGCTGGTTCGCCCGCTGGCCGGACCCCAGTGCCAGGTCAGCGTCCGGCTCTCCGGTGTACGAGCGGAGGGAATCCTCAGGTGGGATCGGTTCGATGGCTTGCGGGTCACCTTCCTTCCGGCGCGGGCGGCAGTGGAGGTTGGGGAAGAGGTGATCACGACCGGCTACGGAGGCGTCTTTCCCGCCGGAATCCCGGTGGGGCGCGTGCGGTCGGTGGAATCCTCGCCCGGCGACGGAACGCTCCGGGTGAGCGTGGAGCCTGCCGTGGACTTCTCGCGCCTGGAGGAGGTGTTCGTCGTCTCAGGCTCCGGAGAGGAGACGCCGTGA
- a CDS encoding rod shape-determining protein: protein MLSSLWSLLTNDMAIDLGTANSLVYVKGRGIVIDEPSVVAVDQHSGEVIAVGQDAKAMLGRAPDSIEVIRPLKDGVIEKVGMAEVLLRSLITRAQRRKAFVRPRTVVAVPSGINESEERAVRDSAENAGVREVYLISEPMAAAIGVGLPVDKPSGNMIVDIGGGTTDVAVIALSGTVAKTSIKVGGDGMNEAVAQHVKKKYNLLVGIQVAEQIKMAIGSAHPEEGEDDDGLEVKGRDLVEGIPKTIRIKTSEIRIALRDPVEEIVRAVKRTLEETPPELAADIVDRGIVMTGGGALLRGLDVFLRERTNLPINVVEDPLTCVVLGAGKVLDETDRYEKVLLKSHRR from the coding sequence ATGCTCAGCAGTCTCTGGAGTCTCCTCACCAACGACATGGCCATCGATCTGGGGACGGCCAACTCCCTCGTCTATGTCAAGGGACGCGGCATTGTCATCGACGAGCCGAGTGTCGTGGCGGTGGACCAGCACTCGGGAGAGGTCATCGCGGTCGGCCAGGACGCCAAAGCCATGCTGGGCCGCGCACCGGACTCGATTGAGGTCATCCGCCCGCTGAAGGACGGCGTCATTGAGAAGGTCGGGATGGCGGAAGTGCTTCTGCGGTCGCTGATTACGCGTGCGCAGAGGCGGAAGGCCTTCGTCCGTCCGCGGACGGTCGTGGCCGTCCCGTCCGGCATCAACGAATCCGAGGAGCGCGCGGTCCGGGACTCCGCCGAGAACGCCGGAGTTCGCGAGGTCTACCTCATCAGCGAACCCATGGCGGCCGCCATCGGAGTGGGGCTGCCGGTGGACAAGCCGTCCGGGAACATGATCGTGGACATTGGCGGCGGGACCACGGATGTGGCGGTGATCGCGCTTTCGGGAACCGTCGCGAAGACCTCCATCAAGGTCGGCGGAGACGGCATGAACGAAGCCGTCGCCCAGCATGTGAAGAAGAAGTACAACCTTCTCGTCGGGATCCAGGTGGCGGAGCAGATCAAGATGGCCATCGGATCGGCGCACCCGGAAGAGGGAGAGGACGATGACGGGCTGGAGGTCAAGGGCCGGGATCTGGTGGAGGGAATCCCGAAGACAATCCGCATCAAGACCTCGGAGATTCGCATCGCGCTCAGGGATCCGGTCGAGGAGATCGTCCGCGCGGTGAAGCGCACGCTGGAGGAGACACCGCCGGAACTGGCGGCGGACATCGTGGATCGGGGAATCGTGATGACCGGGGGCGGGGCGCTCCTGAGAGGGCTTGATGTCTTCCTGCGGGAACGGACGAACCTCCCCATCAATGTGGTGGAGGACCCGTTGACCTGCGTGGTGCTGGGGGCGGGGAAAGTGCTGGATGAGACGGATCGCTACGAAAAGGTACTCTTGAAATCACACCGAAGGTAA
- the purF gene encoding amidophosphoribosyltransferase, whose amino-acid sequence MSAREKCGIFGVYGHPDAAWLTYLGLHALQHRGQEGAGIVSAHEADLHTHRGQGLVSDVFTREAIEALPGRSAIGHNRYSTTGADKSMNLQPLVASYRDGRVAIAHNGNLVNARELREECEHLGSIFQTTVDSEVIVHLLARAHPPGLDGKLRQTLSRVRGAYSLVCLSPDALLAIRDPNGFRPLCLGRLDDAWIVASESCALDIIKAEYVREVEPGEIVVIEKGGVRSLRFGADAPRAECVFEHIYFARPDSRAYGSCVSEVRRALGRQLAREHPVDADLVMAVPDSSNAAALGYSRESKIPLEHGLIRNHYVGRTFISSSQEQRDFGVRLKYNAVREVLEGQRVVVVDDSVVRGTTSRSLMRMIREAGAREIHFRVSSPPVKHPCFYGIDMPTYSELVASERTVPEIRDAVGVDSLGYLSVEGMLRVIAAERGEGQCDACFTGAYPVRWKKIPHKEVLSVIDSGGVSKGARS is encoded by the coding sequence ATGAGTGCTCGCGAGAAGTGCGGCATTTTCGGAGTGTACGGGCACCCGGACGCGGCGTGGCTCACCTATCTGGGGCTGCACGCCCTGCAGCACCGGGGGCAGGAGGGGGCGGGCATCGTCTCCGCCCACGAGGCGGATCTGCATACGCACCGTGGACAGGGGCTGGTGTCGGATGTGTTCACCCGCGAGGCCATCGAGGCCCTGCCGGGGCGTTCCGCCATCGGGCACAACCGCTACTCCACGACCGGCGCGGACAAGTCGATGAACCTCCAGCCGCTCGTGGCGTCCTATCGGGACGGACGAGTCGCCATCGCCCACAACGGGAACCTGGTCAACGCACGGGAGCTTCGCGAGGAGTGCGAACACCTGGGCTCCATCTTCCAGACCACGGTCGACAGCGAGGTCATCGTGCACCTGCTTGCCCGGGCGCACCCGCCGGGGCTCGACGGGAAGCTCCGGCAGACGCTGTCACGAGTGCGCGGCGCGTACTCGCTGGTCTGCCTCTCGCCGGACGCGCTCCTCGCGATTCGAGACCCCAACGGATTCCGCCCGCTCTGTCTGGGGCGGCTGGACGACGCCTGGATTGTGGCGTCCGAGAGCTGCGCGCTGGATATCATCAAGGCGGAGTATGTCCGGGAAGTGGAGCCGGGGGAGATCGTCGTCATCGAAAAGGGCGGCGTTCGGTCGCTTCGCTTCGGAGCCGATGCCCCGCGGGCGGAGTGCGTGTTCGAACACATCTATTTTGCGCGGCCGGATTCTCGCGCCTACGGTTCCTGCGTGAGTGAAGTGAGGCGCGCGCTGGGGCGGCAGCTCGCCCGGGAGCATCCGGTGGACGCGGATCTGGTGATGGCGGTCCCGGACTCGTCCAATGCCGCGGCGCTGGGGTATTCGCGGGAGTCGAAGATCCCGCTGGAGCATGGACTCATCCGGAATCACTATGTCGGGCGCACCTTCATCAGCTCGTCTCAGGAGCAACGCGACTTCGGCGTGCGCCTGAAGTACAACGCCGTCCGGGAAGTGCTGGAGGGCCAGCGAGTGGTCGTCGTGGATGACTCCGTGGTGCGCGGCACTACCAGTCGCAGCCTCATGCGGATGATCCGCGAGGCCGGTGCCCGCGAGATCCACTTCCGTGTGAGTTCCCCCCCCGTGAAGCACCCCTGCTTCTACGGGATCGACATGCCGACCTATTCGGAACTGGTCGCCTCCGAACGCACCGTACCGGAGATCCGCGATGCGGTCGGCGTGGATTCGCTGGGGTATCTCTCCGTGGAGGGGATGCTTCGCGTGATCGCGGCGGAACGGGGCGAGGGGCAGTGCGATGCCTGCTTCACGGGAGCGTATCCGGTGAGGTGGAAGAAGATTCCTCACAAGGAAGTTCTTTCGGTGATAGACTCCGGCGGCGTTTCGAAGGGCGCGCGGTCGTGA